The following DNA comes from Novosphingobium sp. PP1Y.
CAAGGCGCTCGACAAGGGCATGGTCATCGGCGACATCCGCCTGATCGAGAAGCGCGGCGGCAAGTCCGGGACCTGGCGCGCGGAGGACCGGCACTGATGGCAGGTCCCGCGCCGATCCCGCTCGAAGATGCCCAGGCCCGCCTGCTTGCACTGGCCGAAGCACTAGCGGTCGAGCGCGTCGACGTCGAAAGCGCGCTGGGCCGCTTCCTGGCCGAACCGCTGCTGGCGCGGCGCACCCAGCCTTCCGCCCATCTCTCCGCGATGGACGGCTATGCAATGATCGAAGGCGACCTCACCGGGCCATGGCAGGTGATCGGTGAAAGCGCCGCAGGCCACCCCTTTACCGGCACGCTGCAAAAGGGCGAGGCCGTGCGGATCTCGACCGGCGCGATCATGCCCGCCGATGCCGGCGTCGTGATCCTGCAGGAAGACCTTGGGCGGGAAGGCAACCTCATTACCCTCAGCGGCGATCTGCCCGAACCGCCGCACAAGCACATCCGCCCTTGCGGAATGGATTTCACGGCAGGGCAAGAAGTGCTGGGCGAAGGAGTCCGCATCGGCCCGGCGCATATCGCGCTGGCCCTCTCCGCGGGTCATCGCCACCTGCCGGTGCGCCGCATGCCGAAAGTCGCGGTGATCGACAGCGGCGATGAACTGGCCGCCGATCCGGAGACCTGCCCTGCGCACCAGATCCCCGCGAGCAACGGCGCCATGCTGGTCTCGCTGGTTGGCGCCCTGCCGGTCGAGGCGCAGCGAATCGGCCCCGTGACCGACACGCTCGATGCGCTGATCGGCGCTTTCGACGAGGCCGCCGATTGCGACATGATCGTCACCAGCGGCGGAGCCTCGGTAGGCGATCACGATCTCGTGCGCCCGGCTCTCGAACGCTGGGGCGCAAGGCTCGACTTCTGGCGCGTCGCCATCAAGCCGGGCAAGCCGATCCTTGTTGCCACCCGCGAACGCAGCAGCGGCGGCACGCAGATCATCATCGGCCTGCCGGGCAATCCGGTTTCGAGCATGGTCACCGCCTATCTCTTTGTCCTGCCGATGCTGCGCGCAATGCTAGGGGCAAACCGTTCGCTGCCAATGCAGATCTCGACCGTTCTGGACGCACCGCTCAGGGCCATCGGCCACCGCCGCGAATTCCTGCGCGGCTACTGGAACGGCGAGAGCGTGGTGCCCATGACGCTGCAGGACAGCGGTGCACTCAGCGCCCTTGCGGCCAGCAATGTGCTGATCGATCGTCCCGCGCATGCACCGGCCGCCACGCCCGGAGACACGGTGCGGGTGTTCCTGCTCGAAAACGGCGGTATTGCTTGACGTTCCAGAATCTGTTGCTTAATTGTTCTCTCATTGTTCACAAGCAGAACAACGCTCGGGGACGCAGAGAAAGAGGCAACGAAGATGTTGACGCGCAAGCAGCATGAATTGCTCAAGTTCATTCAGGTCCGGCTTGAAGAAAGCGGCATCTCGCCCAGCTTCGAGGAGATGAAGGAAGCGCTCGACCTCAAGTCGAAGTCGGGCGTGCACCGCCTCATTTCCGCGCTTGAGGAACGCGGCTTCATCCGCCGCCTGCCGAACCGCGCCCGCGCGCTGGAAATCCTGCGCCAGCCCGAAGACGTCACCAGCAAGCCCGCGACGAAGGCCGCCGCTCCTGCCGGTAAGGAATCGCTTGCCGCGCTCAAGCAGCCCGAACGCACGCCCCAACCGGCGAACGACGTCATCGAGATTCCGCTGCACGGTCGCATCGCTGCCGGTGTTCCCATCGAGGCGCTCGAAGGACAGTCGATGCTTCCGGTTCCGGCAGCCCTGCTCGGCTCGGGCGAACACTACGCGCTTGAGGTTTCGGGCGATTCGATGGTCGAGGCCGGCATTCTCGACGGCGACTTTGCCCTGATCCGTCGCACCAACACCGCACGCGACGGCGAAATCGTCGTCGCCCTGGTTCGTGGCGAGGAAGCGACGCTCAAGTATCTCCAGCGCGATGGCGGCATGGTTCGCCTCGTGCCCGCCAATGCCGCATACGAACCGCAGATCTACGGCCCTGACGAGATCGAGGTTCAAGGCAAGCTCGCAGGGCTGCTGCGCCGCTATCACTGAGCTTGCCCCGGAAAGCGTAACCTTCAGGCGCGCTCTCCGGGAGGCGTACTTTCAGGAAGGCGTACTCTCCGGACAGGGCCGAAATCACGGCCCGCGCGGTTTCCACCAGCCATGGCGGCCCTGCCCTGCCGCCACGGTTTCGACGGATCTGCCGCGCAGCCTGATGGCAAGCCCGCCGGTCCTGTCCAGCATGGTCCGGTCGGCCTTGAGCCAGCGCGGCTTGCAGCTCCATGGCAGCCAGCGGTCGGCAATGACGATATCGGCCTTGTCGCAGGCCGCTGCCAGCGACCGCTCGGGCACCTGGTCGCGGCCTCTGGCGATCAGCAAGTCCCACGATCGACCGGCTCGATCGATCCGTACCGAACAGAAGTCGCGATTGCATCTCGAACCCGGCCACGATGCGAGCGGCGTCAATTCGCCTTCGATCCCTGCGAATTCGCGAAGATTGTCGCGCACATAATCGCTGCCGGTGTCGCGCAAGGTGACGAGCCCATCGCCGCTATCGTCGAGCAGTCCGACATGACGGCCATCGCCGGTCACGAGAATGTCCGGCGGCTCGAGCAGGATGAGCCAGACGATACCGAAACAGGCTGGCACCAGTCCCAGCAGCCGCACGCGCCCGCTCCACAGGCCCAGCCACAGGCCGCCGGTTACGAACAGAAGGAAGCCGCCCGTCCCCATGGCAGGCAAAACCGAAACGGCGCCGGGCAGCGCACTGATCGTGTGCGCGAGGCCCAGCAGTAGGTCGATGAACTGCCCCGCCAGCCACCAGAACGGCCCGCCCAGTCCCACAATGTCGCACAGCAGCGCGAGGGCAATGCAGGGCATGACCGCGAAAGTCGTGAGCGGGATGGCAAGCACATTGGCCAGCGCACCATAAGCTCCGGCGCGATGGAAATGGTAGAAGCCGATCGGCATGAGGACGAGTTCGATGACGAAGCCCGTTACGAACAGCATTGCTGCTTGCCGCATAAGCCGCGAAAGCCACGATTCCTCTCGCGGTGCCAGGAACCGGCGAACCGGCCCGCTGGTCGCCAGCGCCACAATCGCAAGTACGGCCGCAAAGCTCATCTGGAAGCTTGGCCCTGTCAGCGATTCGGGCCAGAGCAGCAGGACCGCGAACCCGGCGACAGCCAGAAGCCGAAGCGAGATTGCCTCGCGCCCCAGCGCCAGCGCGACAAGCACGAGCATCGCCCCGATGCAGGAACGGACCGTCGGCACTTGCGAGCCCGTCAACAGGGTATAGGCAATCCCGGACAGAGCACCGCACAGCGCCGCCACCACCGGGAGCCGGAACCGCAAGGCCAGCGCGGGCGAAAGCGCGAGCAACCGCAACGAGAGAAAATAGGCAGCCCCGATTACCGCGCTGACGTGAAGACCGCTGATCGCCAGGAGATGCGCAAGACCAGCATCGCGCATCGCCTGCGCATCGTTCTCTGCAATGCCTCCGCGGTCCCCGCTCGCCAGAGCCGCGGCAATCCCGCTTTCCGGACCGCTCATCCGCGCACGGACATGTCGGGAAAGCGCGCTACGCGTAGATTCGAGCATATCGCCCTTGCCGCCCAACCTGAGGATCTCGACTTTGCCGTTGACGCTCCCACTTGCAGCAAGGCCGGAGAACCACGCGGTGCGCGCAAAATTATACCCACCTGGAAACATCGGCGGAGCCGGCGGCATCAACCGCGCCTCAAAGCGAATCACCGCCCCTGACGAAACGGATGCAACGCCCAGATCGTCGGGAACATTAAGCCGAACCTTTATCGACCGCCCCGAGCCCGGTTCCCGCGTTGCGACGATCCATCTGACCCGCTGTTCGGCGGGCTGTTCTTCAACACCTAGCACTTTTCCAAGGAACATTCCCGAGACCGGGCGATCGATTGCGTCCTGTCCCACCAGCGCCGATTTGCTCCACACCGTCAGGCAACCGGCGAGAAACATGAGAAAAACTGCGCAGGCTGCCACTCGCATGTGGGGAAAGCGCTCACGATCCGGCCAGATCCACGCCGCGAAAGCTGCCATGGCACTGCTTCCGACGACACATCCGGCCCAATGGAACGGTCCGGGAAGGCCGAACCACGCCGCGATTCCCGCGCCGAATGAGACGACCAGCCAAGGCCCGCGATCGAAGCCAGCAACAGAAAGAAATCGCTCCAGGCCCGCCAAAACCCTCGACAACTCGCTCTTGCTGTTCCATGGCCGATGCTGCAATGCAGCGCCCCCGGCGAGGCCGCGGCTTGCGTTATTTTCATCTCGGGCTTTGGCTTGGCTGGCCATGGCGAACATTGGACAGGAAGGGATTTACAATGGCAAGCGGCAGTGCATCGAGCGGATCGAACGGCCAGTCAGCCGTCGTTACGCGCTTTGCCCCCTCGCCCACGGGTTACCTTCACATCGGCGGCGCCCGTACGGCGCTGTTCAACTGGCTCTTCGCCCGCCATCACGGCGGCAAATACCTGCTTCGCATCGAAGACACCGACCGCGCCCGTTCGACCGAACCGGCCATCGACGCGATCTTCGACGGCCTGACCTGGCTCGGCCTCGAAGGCGACGAAGAACCG
Coding sequences within:
- a CDS encoding molybdopterin molybdotransferase MoeA, which encodes MAGPAPIPLEDAQARLLALAEALAVERVDVESALGRFLAEPLLARRTQPSAHLSAMDGYAMIEGDLTGPWQVIGESAAGHPFTGTLQKGEAVRISTGAIMPADAGVVILQEDLGREGNLITLSGDLPEPPHKHIRPCGMDFTAGQEVLGEGVRIGPAHIALALSAGHRHLPVRRMPKVAVIDSGDELAADPETCPAHQIPASNGAMLVSLVGALPVEAQRIGPVTDTLDALIGAFDEAADCDMIVTSGGASVGDHDLVRPALERWGARLDFWRVAIKPGKPILVATRERSSGGTQIIIGLPGNPVSSMVTAYLFVLPMLRAMLGANRSLPMQISTVLDAPLRAIGHRREFLRGYWNGESVVPMTLQDSGALSALAASNVLIDRPAHAPAATPGDTVRVFLLENGGIA
- the lexA gene encoding transcriptional repressor LexA; its protein translation is MLTRKQHELLKFIQVRLEESGISPSFEEMKEALDLKSKSGVHRLISALEERGFIRRLPNRARALEILRQPEDVTSKPATKAAAPAGKESLAALKQPERTPQPANDVIEIPLHGRIAAGVPIEALEGQSMLPVPAALLGSGEHYALEVSGDSMVEAGILDGDFALIRRTNTARDGEIVVALVRGEEATLKYLQRDGGMVRLVPANAAYEPQIYGPDEIEVQGKLAGLLRRYH
- a CDS encoding ComEC/Rec2 family competence protein — protein: MASQAKARDENNASRGLAGGAALQHRPWNSKSELSRVLAGLERFLSVAGFDRGPWLVVSFGAGIAAWFGLPGPFHWAGCVVGSSAMAAFAAWIWPDRERFPHMRVAACAVFLMFLAGCLTVWSKSALVGQDAIDRPVSGMFLGKVLGVEEQPAEQRVRWIVATREPGSGRSIKVRLNVPDDLGVASVSSGAVIRFEARLMPPAPPMFPGGYNFARTAWFSGLAASGSVNGKVEILRLGGKGDMLESTRSALSRHVRARMSGPESGIAAALASGDRGGIAENDAQAMRDAGLAHLLAISGLHVSAVIGAAYFLSLRLLALSPALALRFRLPVVAALCGALSGIAYTLLTGSQVPTVRSCIGAMLVLVALALGREAISLRLLAVAGFAVLLLWPESLTGPSFQMSFAAVLAIVALATSGPVRRFLAPREESWLSRLMRQAAMLFVTGFVIELVLMPIGFYHFHRAGAYGALANVLAIPLTTFAVMPCIALALLCDIVGLGGPFWWLAGQFIDLLLGLAHTISALPGAVSVLPAMGTGGFLLFVTGGLWLGLWSGRVRLLGLVPACFGIVWLILLEPPDILVTGDGRHVGLLDDSGDGLVTLRDTGSDYVRDNLREFAGIEGELTPLASWPGSRCNRDFCSVRIDRAGRSWDLLIARGRDQVPERSLAAACDKADIVIADRWLPWSCKPRWLKADRTMLDRTGGLAIRLRGRSVETVAAGQGRHGWWKPRGP